In bacterium, the genomic window GCGCTTCCTTACCCCGACAGAGAGAGTATCGCCCCATAGCGCCGACTAGTCAAGAGACTCGTTGAAATATTTTTCGGGCGGGCGCTTCAATGTCGTCCGCGCTAGTCCGCGGCGGACGAAAGGCGCGGCCCGCGGGCCGGAGCTCTACCGCGGACGGCCCGCGGGCGGGCCGGATAGGGGCACTTTGGCGGCCGAAAAGGCGAAAGTGTGCGGGCGATTTTGGGCGCGCGGCGGGCGGTCAAGCGGGCGAAAGTTCGGCCTAAGTGGCGAAGACAAGGCGCAAAACTGCTACTTTCGACGTGGTAGTGTAACGGAAGTGTAGCAGGCGCAAAGTGTTGCAGCGCGGGCGCTTAGTCGCGTTTTGTTACTCGCTACACTTGTTACGCTTCCTACTATCTATATAGAGGATTTTCTTCTTATACTTTCGCCCTTCTCTATTTCTCTCTATATCTAAGAATATAGAAAGAAGTGTAGCAAGTAGCAAAATCTCTCTAAGTGCTTGAAAACAAAGCTACTTGCGCCTGCTACAGATAACGTTACACCGCCCCTCCACGTGTAGCGGGCGGCGCGGGCGATTGTGGCGCTAGGGTAGTATTGCGGGCGCTTTAGAGCGTTTCCGGCGCTACTTTCGTTCGCCAGGGCGGGCCGTATCGGTCGGGGCGCCGGACGCGGCTCTAAGAATCGGATAGAAACGTCCGAATTTCCGTTGCCACGCGACTTAATAACTCGTATGATGGCGGCAGGTAAGGCGCTCTATCGCTAAGCGCCGCGCCCTGGAGACTCCGCCCGATATGCCTCAGCGCACCCACCGTCGCCCTAAGGCCGCCGCCCGCACGATTACCGCGGACGTGGCGACGCGCGCGATACAGTGGCGCGTCCCGACCGAAGCGCCGGACGACGTGCGCGCGGTAGCGGACGAAGCACTCCAGACGATAACCGCGATCATGCGTGGTGGTGATGCGGGCCTAAGGGGCGAACGGCTCCGCGCCGCCGTCCGCGTCAGAGAGGAAGTGTGCGGGCCTATCGTGCAGCGGATAGACGTAGCAGTGGGAGGTACAGTCTACGTCGTGGATCCCTACAGCGCGCCGCCCGACCCCGCGGACGTTCCGCTTAGCGCGGCGGATCGCGGCGCGGCGCGGGCGGCGGCGGCCGCCGCGATGGATCGCGCGAAGGCCAAGGACGACGCCTGCCGGGGGGCCTTCGAGGGGGAGGGCCAGGATTTCGGGGCGAAGAGGACCCGCGGGAAGAAGAAGCCGTGAGCGGCGCCCCCCGTCAAAAGTACGCGGAGGTTGATGCTTCCCCCAACCTGCCCGGTCCCGAGTTCGCCGGGGATAGAACGACGCCGCCGCGCCCCGAGAGGCCGGCGGCTTCGCGCGTGGAGGCCCCCCGGACTTCTCCGCTCGTCGAGGCCCCGAATCCCGCCGGACTTTCCGCGGGATTTTCCAAGGTTGACGATAGCACCATCCAAGTAGCGCCGGGCAAGACGGTCACGCGCATCGAGCTGGACTTCAAGCCGCGGCCGCATCAGCGGGCGCTCCACGCGAAGCGCCGCCGCTTCACCGTCTGCGTCTGGCATCGCCGCGCCGGCAAGACCGTCGCCGCGATCATGGAGCTGATCTTCGGCGCCATCTCCGACCGCCGCCCGAACGCGCGCTACGGCTACGTCGCGCCGTTCTTGAAGCAGGCCAAGGAGGTCGCCTGGGGCTACCTCACCCACTACGCCCGCCAGATCCCAGGCGTGAAGATCCGCGAGGGCGCGCTCTCCGTCGTCTTCGGAAACGGCGCGGTCGTCTCCCTCTACGGCGCCGACAACCCCGATGCCCTCCGCGGACTGCGCTTCGACGGCGTGGTGCTCGACGAGGTGGCGGACATGAGGCCGCAGACCTGGGGCGAGGTCATCCGCCCCGCCGTGTCCGACGTCGGGCGCGAGGGTTGGGTCATCTTCATCGGCACGCCGCACGGGCTGAACCTCTTCGCCGAGCTGTTCTACGCCGCGCTCGACGACGGCTCCGGCCAGTGGTGCGCCGACCTCCGCCGCGCCGTGGACACCGGAGCGGTCAGCCCGAACGAGCTCGCCGCCGCCCGCCGCGACATGACGGAGGCGCAGTTCAAGCAGGAGTTCGAGTGCGACTTCGGGGCCAGCGACGACGACGTGCTCGTCCCGATCGAGGACGTCCGCGCCGCCATGAGCCGCGTCGTTCTCCGCCGCCAGGTGGACTACGCCCCCAAGCTGCTCGGCGTGGACGTCGCCCGCTTCGGCGACGACAAGAGCGTCATCTTCCCCCGCCAGGGCCTCGCCGCCTTCAAGCCGCTGATCCTCTCCGGCCTCGACACGATCGAGCTCGCCGACCAGGTGGAGCGCGCCGTGGGGCGGTTCGGGGCCGACGCGGTGTTCGTGGACGTCACCGGCGTCGGGGCCGGGGTCTTCGACGCCCTCGCCCACCGCGGCGTCCGCAACCTCATGCCGGTCGAGTTCGGCTCCAAGGCCGCCGACCCGCGCTACCTGAACAAGCGCGCGGAGATTTGGTTCCGCCTCAAGGAGTGGGTCTGCTCCGGCTCGCTGCCGAACGACCCGCTCGTCCTCCGCGACCTCGCCGCCCCGCGCTACCACTTCGACGACGCCGGGCGCTACGTCCTCGAGGCCAAGGACGAGCTCAAGAAGCGGCTGCGGTTCTCGCCCGACCGCGGCGACGCGCTGGCCTGCACCTTCGCCGCCGGCGTCGGCAAGGGCGGCGCGCGGAGCGGCCACGCCCTGACGGACTACGACCCCTATGGGGACGAGGAGAAGCGCCGTGGGTAGTTCGCCCAGCGTGCCGTCCACGCCTCCGGCCCCGCCGCCGACGCCCGACCGCGCCGACGCCGCCGTGCTGTCGAAGAAGCGCAGCCAGATGCTCCAGGAGCGCCAACGCTACCAGTACGCCGCCCTGCTCGGGTCCGGCGGACCCGCCGCCTCGCCGTCCACGCTGCTCGGCAGCGTCGCCTTCGCCCAGGCGAAGGGGGCCTCGTGACGATGGTCGCCCCGACCCGCGACGAGCTCCTCCGCCGCCACGCGGCCCTCGTCTCCGAGCGGTCGTCGTTCCTCGAGCATTGGAGCGACCTCGCCGAGCAGATGCTCCCCCGCCGCTTCCGCCGCTCGACCTCCGAGCGCAACGCCGCCTTCGCCGGGCGGAAGCGGAACGACAAGGTGGTGAACAACGTCGCCCGCATCGCCGCCCGCACCCTCGCCAGCGGTATGCACGCCGGCATGACAAGCCCGGCCCGGCCGTGGTTCAAGCTCACCACGATCGACCCCGACCTCTCCGCCTTCGGCGCCGCGAAGTCCTGGCTCTCCGAGGTCGAGGAGCGGATGCGCCTCGTCTTCGCGCGGAGCAACCTCTACACCGCGCTGCCGACCCTCTACGCCGATCTCGGCGTCTTCGGCTCCGCGGCCCTCGCCGTCTTCGACGACGCCGACGCCGTGATTAACTGCGTCGTCTGGCCCGCCGGCTCCTACTGCTTCGCCAACGGGGCCAACGGCCGCGTCTCCACGGTCCACCACGAGCAGTCGTTCACCGTCGAGCAGCTCGTCGAGACGTTCGGCCTCGAGAACGTCAGCCGGCGCGCCCGCGCCGCGTGGGAGGCCGGGCGGCTGTACGAGTGGATCGAGACGCTCCACGTCGTCGAGCCGCGCCTCGGCGCCGACCCGACCCGCGCCGACGCGCTCTCCATGCCCTTCCGCTCCGTCTGGATCGAGACGCGCTCCGGCGAGGCCCCGACCGCCCTGCTCGCCGAGTCCGGCTTCGCCGAGAAGCCCGTGCTCGGCGTGCGGTGGAATTGCGTCGGTGAGGACGCCTACGGCGAGAGTCCCGGCATGGACGCGCTGGGCGACGCCCGCGCCCTCCAGGTGCTCGAGCGGCGCAAGGCCCAGGCGATCGACAAGCTCGTGAATCCGCCGATGGTCGCGCCCTCGACGCTCCGCGCCGAGCGCGCCTCGCTGCTCCCCGGCGACGTCACCTACGTTGACGCCGTGCAGGGCGGGCAGGCGTTCCGACCGGCCATCGAGATCCCGCCCGAGGGCGTGACCGTCGTCGGCCGGGAGATCGCCGAGCACGAGCGCCGCATCAACGCCGCCTTCTACGCCGACCTCTTCCTGATGCTGACGCAGCTCGACACGCCGCAGATGACGGCGCGCGAGGTCGTCGAGCGCCACGAGGAGAAGATGCTCCAGCTCGGCCCGGTCATCGAACGGACGGAGGACGAGCTGCTCGACCCGCTCGTGGACCGCGTGTTCGGGCTGATGCACCGCCGCGGGCTGCTCCCCGAGCCGCCGGCGGAGATGCAGGGCAAGGAGCTCCGCGTCGAGTACGTTTCCGTCCTCGCCGCGGCGCAGCGGCTGATCGGAACGTCGGGCGTCGAGCGGCTCGCCGGCTTCGTCGGGAACATCTACGGCGCCAAGCCGGAGATCCTCGACGTCATCGACTTCGACAAGGCCGTCGAGGACTACGCCTCCATGCTCGGCGTGGACCCCGGCATCATCGTCCCCGCCGACGAGCGCCGCCGCATCCGCGACCAGCGCGCCCAGGCGGAGCAGGCCGCCCAGGCGGCGCAGGCCGCGCCCGCTGTCAACCAGGCCGCACAGGCGGCCAAGACCTTGAGCGAGACGGACGTCAACGGCGACAACGCGCTGGCCCGGCTGCTCGCGGCCCGCCAGGGCGGGGCGATCTGATGGGCCGCCGCTCCGGCCCTCTCGGCAGCGCCTCCGCCCAGGACGGGGCGCGGAAGCGCGAAAAGCTGCGCGCCGCGACGGACGCCGCCGACCTCGCGTGGCTCCTCGCCGACCCGCGCGGGCGGCGGTTCTACTGGCGGCTGATCGACCGGATCTGCGGGACGTTCGGAACCTCGATCGCCGCGGACCCGATCGGCACGGCCTACAACGAGGGGCGCCGCTCCATCGGCGTCGCCCTGATGCGCCGCGCGCAGCTCGAGCGGCCGGACGACTACGCCGCCGCGCTCGTCGAGGCCCTCGAGGACTC contains:
- a CDS encoding terminase family protein, giving the protein MEAPRTSPLVEAPNPAGLSAGFSKVDDSTIQVAPGKTVTRIELDFKPRPHQRALHAKRRRFTVCVWHRRAGKTVAAIMELIFGAISDRRPNARYGYVAPFLKQAKEVAWGYLTHYARQIPGVKIREGALSVVFGNGAVVSLYGADNPDALRGLRFDGVVLDEVADMRPQTWGEVIRPAVSDVGREGWVIFIGTPHGLNLFAELFYAALDDGSGQWCADLRRAVDTGAVSPNELAAARRDMTEAQFKQEFECDFGASDDDVLVPIEDVRAAMSRVVLRRQVDYAPKLLGVDVARFGDDKSVIFPRQGLAAFKPLILSGLDTIELADQVERAVGRFGADAVFVDVTGVGAGVFDALAHRGVRNLMPVEFGSKAADPRYLNKRAEIWFRLKEWVCSGSLPNDPLVLRDLAAPRYHFDDAGRYVLEAKDELKKRLRFSPDRGDALACTFAAGVGKGGARSGHALTDYDPYGDEEKRRG
- a CDS encoding portal protein, whose product is MVAPTRDELLRRHAALVSERSSFLEHWSDLAEQMLPRRFRRSTSERNAAFAGRKRNDKVVNNVARIAARTLASGMHAGMTSPARPWFKLTTIDPDLSAFGAAKSWLSEVEERMRLVFARSNLYTALPTLYADLGVFGSAALAVFDDADAVINCVVWPAGSYCFANGANGRVSTVHHEQSFTVEQLVETFGLENVSRRARAAWEAGRLYEWIETLHVVEPRLGADPTRADALSMPFRSVWIETRSGEAPTALLAESGFAEKPVLGVRWNCVGEDAYGESPGMDALGDARALQVLERRKAQAIDKLVNPPMVAPSTLRAERASLLPGDVTYVDAVQGGQAFRPAIEIPPEGVTVVGREIAEHERRINAAFYADLFLMLTQLDTPQMTAREVVERHEEKMLQLGPVIERTEDELLDPLVDRVFGLMHRRGLLPEPPAEMQGKELRVEYVSVLAAAQRLIGTSGVERLAGFVGNIYGAKPEILDVIDFDKAVEDYASMLGVDPGIIVPADERRRIRDQRAQAEQAAQAAQAAPAVNQAAQAAKTLSETDVNGDNALARLLAARQGGAI